One Oryzias melastigma strain HK-1 unplaced genomic scaffold, ASM292280v2 sc00600, whole genome shotgun sequence genomic window carries:
- the LOC112140765 gene encoding uncharacterized protein LOC112140765 produces SLRYRYSAAQLHFHWGSSSRIAGSEHMVNSKQYAAEMHVVHYNSDKYPNISSAVDKSDGLAVLGVLIEVGEFNPTFEQFLRFINGIKYRDQKVQVPGFNIRALLPARLDEYYRYDGSLTTPPCYPSVLWTVFRNTMTVSQKQFNALATALYSSSAQESATIPLHSNYRKAQLVDSRIVLASFKEGRGLHGTLTVTSPHTRKQIIQQLLVGDLADLADEELYKLLPTGSQKLQAGRRKNLKNLERDDQTKPKQQMTSPSLRRKSSCFVGKLGLAGDTLRYSSLEQRVFHQLKESHRKNQLVEALRDAVYPELNLKSYMDCKSHLALPTVRQILCGRPTDEALELERSLTKAWMNQRETSVANKQKSHVTKYGSISKPPSQGYPHPWLLPMEWED; encoded by the exons AGCCTGCGGTATCGTTATAGCGCAGCtcagctgcatttccattggGGCTCCTCCAGTCGAATCGCTGGTTCTGAACACATGGTGAACAGCAAACAGTATGCGGCAGAG ATGCATGTAGTGCACTACAATTCGGACAAGTACCCCAACATATCCTCTGCTGTCGACAAATCTGATGGTTTGGCCGTGCTCGGTGTTCTCATCGAG GTTGGGGAGTTTAATCCaacttttgaacaatttttaagGTTCATCAATGGCATCAAATATCGAG ATCAAAAAGTTCAGGTGCCTGGTTTTAACATTAGAGCCCTGCTGCCCGCTCGTTTGGATGAATATTATCGATACGATGGATCGCTGACGACTCCCCCGTGTTATCCCAGTGTACTGTGGACGGTGTTCAGAAATACCATGACAGTCTCTCAAAAACAG TTTAATGCCTTGGCTACAGCCCTCTACTCCTCCTCTGCCCAGGAATCAGCAACAATTCCGCTTCACAGCAACTACAGAAAAGCCCAGCTGGTTGACAGCAGAATTGTCCTGGCCTCTTTTAAAGAAG GCAGAGGACTGCATGGTACTCTTACAGTCACATCCCCACACACCAGGAAGCAAATCATTCAGCAGCTGCTGGTCGGTGACCTAGCAGACTTGGCTGATGAAGAGCTATATAAGCTCCTACCAACCGGATCCCAGAAGCTCCAAGCTGGCAGGAGGAAAAACCTCAAGAACTTGGAGAGGGACGACCAGactaaaccaaaacaacaaatgacGAGTCCATCTCTTAGGAGGAAGAGCAGCTGCTTTGTGGGAAAGTTGGGGCTGGCTGGAGACACGCTGCGCTATAGCTCACTAGAGCAAAGAGTTTTCCATCAACTCAAAGAGTCTCACAGAAAGAATCAACTGGTCGAGGCTCTCAGAGATGCAGTTTATCCTGAACTGAACCTCAAGAGCTACATGGACTGCAAGTCACACCTAGCCCTTCCAACCGTGAGGCAAATTCTGTGTGGACGGCCGACTGACGAGGCCCTCGAGTTGGAACGCTCCCTGACAAAAGCTTGGATGAATCAAAGGGAAACTTCTGTGGCAAACAAGCAGAAGAGCCACGTAACAAAGTATGGCAGCATTTCGAAACCTCCCAGTCAGGGTTACCCACATCCTTGGCTTCTGCCAATGGAATGGGAAGATTAG
- the LOC112140766 gene encoding alpha-mannosidase 2C1: MYHQPVLKNRRTLLERAEKFISDVYFTDCNLRGRLYGDSCPLQSLSSFLSPKRIPFSEASAQKFVPYKVGDSFGPTWWTCWFKMTLTIPESWRGKEVHLLWESDGEGMVWRDGNPVQGLTKEGEKTSYILSDCLKREEPHSLTLYVEVACNGLFGAGQGSMIAAPDPNRRFSVQKAELVVFNRDVREMLTDFELLVDIVKELGEGEQRGYQALFTVNEMVNRCDPADPSSFSEAHNLARRFFSQRNGESQHTVHAMGHCHIDSAWLWPYEETIRKCGRSWVTVIDLMEKNPEFTFTCSQAQQFQWVKSWYPGLFSRIQHYVKKGQFIPVGGTWVEMDGNLPSGESMVRQFLEGQRFFNQEFGIHCKEFWLPDTFGYSAQLPQIMQGCGIPNFLTQKLSWNLVNTFPHNTFFWEGLDGSQVLTHFPPGNSYEMKGKIEDLVKTVKNNKDKGRANHSAALFGFGDGGGGPTQLMLDRLRRVQDTDGLPKVQMSSPDQLFSQLQADSSLLCTWTGELFLELHNGTYTTQAQIKRENRQCEALLHDVEIASSLAVCRSKTFSYPQEKLQQLWRLLLLNQFHDVIPGSCIGMVVEDALKYYEDIRADASVLLHEAFEALGSKGSTAGLFNSLPWDRQEVIEIKDGTDGPDLVLVEVPSVGVSTIKAQQPATGVSVTCQADGTVLMENGILRTAINKDGTLASLHLISANREVVSDGCCGNQFVIFDDVPLYWDAWDVMDYHLQTRKPVVEVIQPVHVVSSGGVRGSVGFTLRISDKSTIVQEIVMDAMCPYLKFNTKVQWAESHKFLKVEFPVRVRSPNATYEIQFGHLQRPTHWNTSWDWARFEVWGHKWADLSEHNFGVSLLNDSKYGYSIHKNTMTLSLLRAPKAPDAAADMGAHQFTYAIMPHTGSFQDASVIQAAYNLNFPLRPMQCRPDTEAWSFFSVTKPVILETIKQAEDAKGTLVVRLYESHGSSVTATLRTTLPVKEAWHCDLLERRDPTRPAHVTPDGITLSFRPFQIVTLLLVL; encoded by the exons ATGTATCACCAACCTGTGTTGAAGAACAGGCGCACGCTTCTGGAGAGGGCTGAGAAGTTTATCTCTGACGTGTATTTCACTGACTGCAACCTGAGAGGACG GCTGTATGGAGACTCCTGCCCCCTGCAGTCCCTTTCCTCCTTTCTCTCCCCCAAGAGAATCCCATTCTCCGAGGCCTCCGCGCAGAAGTTTGTGCCATATAAAGTGGGAGATTCCTTTGGGCCGAC GTGGTGGACTTGCTGGTTCAAAATGACGCTGACGATTCCTGAATCGTGGAGGGGCAAAGAGGTTCATCTTCTGTGGGAAAGCGATGGGGAGGGAATGGTTTGGAGAGATGGAAATCCAGTGCAG GGTTTGACTAAAGAGGGGGAGAAGACCAGCTACATCCTATCTGACTGTCTTAAACGTGAAGAGCCTCACAG tTTGACCTTATATGTGGAGGTGGCTTGCAATGGGCTGTTTGGAGCCGGACAAGGATCCATGattgcagctccagatccaaaCAGGAGATTCTCTGTTCAGAAAGCCGAGCTGGTGGTTTTCAACAGAGATGTCAGGGAGATGTTGACTGATTTTGAGTTGCTTGTTGACATTGTTAAG GAACTTGGAGAAGGAGAGCAGCGAGGGTACCAGGCTCTTTTCACAGTCAATGAGATGGTCAATCGCTGCGACCCAGCAGATCCCAGCTCGTTCTCTGAAGCACACAACCTCGCTCGAAGGTTCTTTAGCCAGCGGAACGGAGAGAGCCAACACACAGTCCACGCAATGGGACACTGCCACATCGACTCTG CCTGGCTGTGGCCCTATGAAGAAACCATTCGGAAATGTGGCCGGAGCTGGGTGACTGTGATCGATTTAATGGAAAAGAACCCAGAGTTCACCTTTACTTGCTCTCAG GCCCAGCAGTTCCAGTGGGTAAAGAGCTGGTACCCCGGACTCTTCTCCAGGATTCAGCATTATGTGAAAAAAGGCCAGTTCATTCCAGTTGGAGGCACGTGGGTGGAAATG GATGGCAATCTGCCCTCAGGGGAGTCCATGGTCCGGCAGTTCCTCGAGGGACAGCGCTTCTTTAACCAAGAGTTTGGGATTCACTGCAAAGAG tTCTGGCTTCCAGATACATTCGGCTACTCTGCTCAGCTTCCTCAAATCATGCAAGGTTGTGGCATTCCCAATTTCTTGACTCAGAAactcagctggaatctggtcAACACTTTTCCG CACAACACGTTTTTCTGGGAGGGTTTAGATGGATCCCAGGTTTTAACCCACTTCCCACCCGGAAACTCCTATGAAATGAAGGGCAAGATTGAAGAT CTTGTAAAAACTGTGAAGAATAACAAGGACAAAGGCCGAGCCAATCACAGCGCagctttgtttggttttggaGACGGAGGCGGGGGGCCCACCCAGCTGATGTTGGACAGACTGCGCCGGGTCCAGGATACAGACGGGCTTCCAAA GGTCCAGATGTCCAGTCCAGACCAGCTTTTCTCACAGCTTCAGGCTGACTCATCTCTGCTGTGCACGTGGACCGGAGAACTCTTTTTGGAGCTGCACAATGGCACCTACACCACACAGGCTCAG ATCAAACGGGAGAACCGTCAGTGTGAGGCGCTGCTTCATGACGTGGAGATAGCCTCCAGCTTAGCCGTGTGCCGAAGCAAAACGTTTTCATATCCGCAGGAAAAACTGCAGCAGCTCTGGAG ATTGCTTCTTCTGAACCAGTTCCATGACGTGATTCCTGGCAGCTGCATCGGGATGGTTGTGGAGGACGCTCTAAAATACTATGAAg acATCCGTGCGGACGCTTCTGTCCTCCTGCATGAGGCGTTTGAGGCCTTGGGGTCAAAGGGCAGCACTGCTGGGCTCTTCAACTCTCTTCCATGGGATCGTCAAGAAGTAATCGAGATAAAAGATGGCACAGATGGACCTGATCTGG TTCTTGTGGAAGTTCCCAGCGTCGGTGTTTCAACTATTAAAGCCCAACAACCTGCGACTGGAGTCTCTGTCACCTGTCAG GCTGACGGCACCGTGCTTATGGAGAATGGAATTTTAAGAACTGCCATAAATAAAGATGGCACTTTGGCCTCCCTGCATTTAATCAGTGCAAACAG gGAGGTTGTCTCCGATGGTTGCTGTGGAAACCAGTTTGTCATATTTGATGACGTCCCCCTGTACTGGGATGCCTGGGATGTGATGGACTACCATCTTCAGACGAG GAAGCCCGTGGTGGAGGTCATACAGCCGGTTCATGTGGTGTCCTCTGGTGGTGTTCGGGGCAGCGTCGGCTTCACCCTCAGGATCAGCGACAAAAGCACCATCGTTCAGGAGATCGTCATGGATGCTATGTGTCCTTATCTCAAGTTCAACACTAAA GtgcagtgggcggagtcacacaAGTTTCTTAAGGTGGAATTTCCTGTTCGAGTCCGTAGCCCCAATGCTACCTATGAGATTCAGTTTGGCCATCTGCAAAGACCAACACACTGGAACACTTCCTGGGACTGGGCCAGGTTTGAG GTTTGGGGTCACAAATGGGCCGACCTCTCTGAGCACAACTTTGGAGTCTCCCTTTTGAACGACAGCAAATACGGTTACTCCATCCACAAGAACACCATGACTCTGTCCTT ACTAAGAGCACCAAAGGCCCcagatgctgctgctgacaTGGGAGCTCATCAATTCACTTATGCCATCATGCCACACACAG GCTCATTCCAGGACGCCTCAGTCATCCAGGCTGCTTACAACCTCAACTTCCCTCTAAGGCCGATGCAGTGCCGTCCTGACACAGAAGCCTGGAGTTTCTTCTCCGTTACCAAACCAGTCATACTTGAAACCATTAAACAG GCTGAGGATGCAAAGGGGACCCTTGTGGTGCGTCTCTATGAGTCTCATGGTAGCAGCGTGACTGCGACTCTGCGCACGACTCTTCCAGTTAAAGAAGCCTGGCA CTGCGACCTCCTGGAAAGGCGGGACCCCACCCGGCCGGCGCACGTCACCCCTGATGGAATAACGTTGAGCTTCAGACCCTTTCAGATTGTGACACTTCTGCTCGTTTTGTGA